One part of the Clostridium thermosuccinogenes genome encodes these proteins:
- the spoIID gene encoding stage II sporulation protein D, with the protein MKKIIVYAILMIIIVIIFPMLIVRGCDLSVGKQIQEEIEEGGIDSTNLEDVIKDVYIKVYIKSENKVQDMKLEEYIKGVVAAEMPAEFGIEALKAQAVAARTYAYGRLKKIYGSEDDGHKGADICTDVHCQAWVSKEEAMDKWGIFSAFKYWNKIERAVNETRNIILTYEGKVVNPVFHSSSGGRTENAEDVWEGAGEPYLRSVVSMGEEAYPGFETVVRIKIEDFRKTLEKEVPGIKIGSNIMENIQVIDYTEGGRVKNIKIGNTTLKGTDIRRIFSLKSANFKIEKEDEETLRITTIGNGHGVGMSQWGANYLAKNGSTYEDILKYYYRGTELEMLK; encoded by the coding sequence ATGAAGAAGATTATTGTCTATGCGATACTGATGATCATTATTGTCATTATATTTCCGATGCTCATCGTGAGGGGCTGCGATTTGTCCGTAGGAAAGCAAATCCAGGAAGAAATCGAAGAAGGCGGCATTGACAGCACAAACCTGGAGGATGTCATAAAAGATGTTTACATAAAGGTGTACATAAAATCTGAGAATAAGGTACAGGATATGAAGCTGGAAGAATATATAAAGGGAGTAGTCGCTGCGGAGATGCCTGCTGAGTTCGGAATAGAGGCATTAAAAGCTCAGGCTGTCGCAGCAAGGACATATGCCTATGGAAGGCTGAAAAAAATCTATGGTTCTGAGGATGATGGGCATAAAGGTGCGGATATTTGCACCGATGTACACTGCCAGGCGTGGGTCAGCAAAGAAGAGGCTATGGATAAATGGGGAATATTTTCAGCATTTAAGTATTGGAACAAAATAGAGCGGGCTGTGAATGAAACCCGTAATATCATACTGACATATGAAGGCAAGGTCGTAAACCCGGTGTTCCATTCCAGCAGCGGGGGTAGGACAGAGAACGCGGAAGATGTTTGGGAAGGCGCCGGAGAACCATATTTGCGAAGTGTAGTCAGCATGGGGGAAGAAGCATACCCTGGATTTGAGACAGTAGTAAGGATAAAAATAGAGGACTTCCGTAAAACATTGGAAAAGGAGGTCCCTGGAATAAAAATAGGAAGCAACATTATGGAAAATATACAGGTTATTGATTATACCGAGGGCGGACGGGTTAAAAATATAAAGATAGGAAATACTACTTTGAAGGGTACTGACATAAGGAGAATTTTCTCCTTAAAATCAGCGAATTTCAAGATCGAAAAGGAAGACGAGGAGACTTTGAGAATAACTACCATAGGCAATGGACATGGTGTCGGCATGAGCCAATGGGGAGCCAATTACCTTGCAAAAAACGGGAGTACCTATGAAGATATTTTGAAGTATTATTATAGGGGAACGGAATTGGAAATGCTTAAATAA
- a CDS encoding M23 family metallopeptidase, whose amino-acid sequence MNEKKLFPEKKLSKKGLMEFLDKKGFYIVLILCIAVVGVTAVFLTMQNNAPMEDNNPEAENVIPEEDTDSILGVQDPGPAQSSITTADEDQEDVAANAVPDVDEEENVAAKDPVQKDDGNKGTEEKKEDNKNSEPAKNPSGSSTSTSAKSEEEVKETFVMPVFGQISYEFAQDKLAYSKTMDDWRKHEGVDIAADRGTPVKAVAAGVVSEIKNDPRFGITVIIDHQNGIKTVYANLASDEMVTPNQRVEKSEVIGSIGNTAAFESAEQSHLHFEVWKDNKPVDPTAYLPENTEDK is encoded by the coding sequence GTGAACGAAAAAAAATTATTTCCAGAAAAAAAGCTATCAAAAAAAGGTCTGATGGAATTCCTGGATAAAAAGGGATTCTATATTGTATTGATACTATGCATTGCGGTGGTAGGGGTTACGGCAGTTTTTTTAACAATGCAGAATAACGCGCCCATGGAGGATAATAATCCTGAGGCCGAGAATGTAATACCGGAGGAAGATACTGATTCGATTCTTGGAGTTCAGGATCCGGGACCGGCACAGTCATCCATCACTACTGCTGATGAAGACCAGGAGGATGTTGCTGCAAATGCTGTTCCTGATGTTGACGAGGAAGAAAATGTAGCAGCCAAAGATCCCGTACAAAAGGATGACGGGAATAAGGGAACTGAGGAAAAGAAGGAAGATAATAAGAATTCTGAGCCTGCAAAAAATCCTTCCGGCAGCAGTACTTCGACTTCAGCTAAGTCTGAAGAAGAGGTTAAGGAAACTTTTGTGATGCCTGTTTTCGGGCAGATCTCCTATGAATTTGCCCAGGATAAGCTGGCATATTCTAAAACCATGGATGACTGGAGAAAGCATGAAGGCGTGGATATCGCCGCGGACAGAGGAACACCGGTAAAAGCTGTAGCAGCCGGAGTTGTAAGTGAGATAAAGAATGACCCCAGATTTGGAATAACAGTTATCATTGACCATCAGAACGGTATTAAGACGGTCTATGCCAATCTGGCCAGCGATGAGATGGTAACTCCAAACCAGAGGGTGGAGAAGTCGGAAGTAATAGGCAGCATCGGCAATACGGCAGCGTTTGAGTCTGCAGAGCAGTCCCATCTGCATTTCGAGGTATGGAAGGATAATAAACCTGTTGATCCGACGGCATACCTGCCTGAAAATACAGAAGATAAATAA
- the spoIIID gene encoding sporulation transcriptional regulator SpoIIID encodes MKGYIEERVMELAYYIIENKTTVRAAAKKFGISKSTVHKDVTERLAKIKPALANEVKLVLEENKAERHIRGGQATKAKYNSNAI; translated from the coding sequence TTGAAGGGGTATATCGAGGAAAGAGTGATGGAGCTCGCTTACTATATCATCGAAAATAAAACTACCGTAAGAGCAGCAGCTAAAAAGTTTGGAATAAGCAAAAGCACAGTGCACAAGGATGTAACAGAGAGACTTGCAAAGATAAAACCTGCTTTAGCTAATGAAGTTAAGCTGGTGCTTGAAGAGAACAAGGCTGAAAGGCATATAAGGGGAGGCCAGGCTACAAAAGCAAAATATAACAGCAATGCTATATAA
- a CDS encoding rod shape-determining protein, protein MGFGQDIGIDLGTASVLVYIKGRGIVLSEPSVVAIDRNTNRLLAVGEEARRMLGRTPGNIIAIRPLRDGVISDYDITERMLKYFISKVCGNRAFKLFKPRIMVCVPSGVTEVEKRAVIDAAMQAGARKTYLIEEPIAAAIGAGIDISKACGSMVVDIGGGTTDIAVISLGGIVVSTSIKVAGDKFDEAIVRFMRKKHNIMIGERTAEELKINVGSVYPRVQEVTMDIRGRNLISGLPKTITVTSTEIMEALEEPISSVVEAVHSVLEKTPPELAADISDRGIVMTGGGSLIYGLDKLLQEKTGINVIIADDAISCVALGTGKALDNIEILEKSAVAENRVIKR, encoded by the coding sequence TTGGGCTTCGGACAGGATATCGGAATTGACCTTGGAACAGCTTCTGTGCTGGTTTACATAAAGGGAAGGGGAATAGTGCTCAGTGAGCCTTCGGTCGTAGCTATAGACAGAAATACTAACCGGCTTCTTGCGGTAGGAGAAGAGGCCCGTCGGATGTTGGGAAGAACCCCGGGCAACATAATAGCGATAAGGCCCCTCAGAGACGGAGTTATATCGGATTATGACATAACTGAAAGGATGCTTAAATATTTCATAAGCAAGGTTTGTGGCAACAGAGCTTTTAAGCTGTTTAAGCCAAGGATAATGGTATGCGTGCCCAGCGGTGTTACCGAAGTGGAAAAAAGAGCGGTAATTGATGCAGCAATGCAGGCAGGCGCCAGAAAGACCTATCTTATTGAAGAGCCTATTGCGGCTGCGATAGGTGCCGGTATCGACATCTCAAAAGCATGTGGAAGCATGGTCGTAGATATAGGTGGAGGTACTACGGACATAGCAGTAATTTCTCTCGGGGGTATAGTGGTGAGCACCTCCATAAAGGTAGCAGGGGACAAGTTTGATGAAGCCATTGTCCGTTTTATGCGCAAAAAGCATAATATAATGATAGGTGAACGTACGGCTGAAGAGCTTAAAATAAATGTCGGATCGGTGTATCCGAGAGTGCAGGAAGTGACTATGGATATCCGCGGAAGAAATCTCATATCAGGCCTTCCGAAGACTATTACGGTTACTTCTACAGAAATTATGGAGGCGCTGGAAGAGCCGATTTCCAGCGTGGTGGAGGCAGTGCATTCGGTGCTGGAAAAGACACCGCCGGAACTTGCCGCAGACATTAGCGACAGAGGCATAGTTATGACAGGGGGCGGAAGCCTTATATATGGATTGGACAAGCTATTGCAGGAGAAAACGGGCATAAATGTAATCATCGCGGATGACGCTATTTCGTGTGTCGCGTTGGGTACCGGCAAAGCACTGGACAACATTGAGATACTTGAAAAGAGCGCTGTGGCGGAAAACCGAGTGATAAAGAGATAG
- a CDS encoding flagellar hook-basal body protein, translating to MIRGLYTSGWSMLANSKKMDVISNNLANASTNAYKKDTVVFESFPEVLTRRLNDFRSGTNRSGIIGTMELSSDVGEIYTYYQQGQLAKTENPLDLAIQDGGTSFFTISADDGNGNVRQYYTRDGSFKLSADGRLITADGYTVMGENGPIVLSNGDFTVRPDGTIVQDGEVVDRLLIRDFVDTTVLRKVGSNLVEVLEGAEDRPFTGVVAQGYLEQSNVNVVKEMVDMITVTRAYEANQKVIQAQDSTLEKAVNQVGAVR from the coding sequence ATGATTCGTGGATTGTACACATCAGGTTGGAGCATGCTGGCTAACAGCAAGAAAATGGATGTCATATCCAACAATCTTGCCAATGCAAGCACCAATGCTTATAAAAAAGACACGGTTGTATTTGAAAGCTTTCCGGAGGTTTTGACCCGAAGGCTGAATGATTTCCGGAGCGGCACTAATCGGTCGGGAATAATAGGAACGATGGAGTTAAGCAGTGATGTAGGTGAAATCTATACATATTATCAGCAGGGACAGCTGGCAAAGACGGAAAACCCGCTGGATTTGGCAATTCAGGATGGCGGTACTTCCTTTTTTACCATCAGTGCCGATGACGGAAACGGAAATGTCAGGCAATATTATACCAGGGACGGGTCTTTTAAGTTAAGTGCCGATGGCCGGCTGATCACAGCGGATGGTTACACTGTAATGGGTGAAAACGGACCCATCGTATTGAGTAACGGTGATTTTACAGTAAGGCCGGACGGAACCATAGTGCAGGATGGAGAAGTGGTGGACCGGCTTCTGATAAGGGATTTTGTGGACACCACCGTTTTGAGGAAAGTAGGATCAAACCTTGTGGAGGTGCTGGAAGGCGCTGAGGACAGGCCTTTCACGGGTGTCGTGGCACAGGGTTATCTGGAACAGTCAAATGTGAATGTTGTCAAGGAAATGGTCGATATGATCACAGTTACACGGGCTTATGAGGCAAACCAGAAGGTTATACAAGCCCAGGACAGCACTCTGGAAAAGGCAGTAAACCAAGTAGGCGCAGTAAGATAG
- the flgG gene encoding flagellar basal-body rod protein FlgG produces MMRALWTAGSGMTAQQFNVDVISNNLANVNTTAYKKDRAEFRDLLYETLERAYVLENEGRPVNLQVGHGTTVAATAKDFSKGNFERTDNPLDFAIDGDGFFTVWGPKGEVAYTRDGSFKLSASDYELKLTTSEGYPVLDDMGNDIVFSSDFNVSKLVVSSTGELSYIDETGNTVPLGQTIGIVSFPNVNGLESIGGNLYSWTSACGEPISNYDATNKSLIVQNFLEASNVKVVEEMVKLIVAQRAYELNSKAIQSADEMLGQANNLKR; encoded by the coding sequence ATGATGAGAGCACTCTGGACAGCAGGTTCAGGAATGACCGCACAGCAGTTTAATGTTGATGTTATATCCAATAACCTGGCAAATGTAAATACAACGGCTTATAAGAAAGACAGGGCAGAATTCAGGGATCTTTTATATGAAACTTTGGAACGGGCATATGTATTAGAAAACGAAGGCAGGCCTGTCAATCTGCAGGTGGGACATGGAACTACCGTAGCCGCTACGGCGAAGGACTTTAGCAAAGGTAATTTTGAAAGGACGGACAACCCCTTGGATTTCGCAATCGATGGCGATGGATTTTTTACCGTATGGGGGCCAAAGGGTGAAGTGGCATATACGAGAGACGGCAGCTTCAAATTAAGCGCATCGGATTATGAACTGAAGCTTACTACGTCCGAAGGCTATCCTGTTCTGGATGACATGGGAAATGATATTGTTTTCAGCTCTGATTTCAATGTGTCCAAGCTGGTGGTTTCTTCCACCGGTGAGCTGAGTTATATCGACGAGACAGGAAACACCGTGCCTCTTGGTCAGACCATCGGAATCGTTTCCTTCCCGAATGTGAATGGTCTTGAAAGCATAGGTGGAAACCTTTATTCGTGGACTTCAGCGTGTGGAGAGCCAATATCAAATTATGACGCCACAAACAAGAGCCTGATCGTTCAGAACTTTTTGGAAGCATCCAATGTTAAGGTAGTGGAAGAAATGGTGAAGCTCATAGTAGCCCAGAGAGCCTATGAGTTGAATTCAAAAGCGATACAGTCAGCGGATGAAATGTTGGGCCAGGCCAACAACCTGAAGAGATAA
- a CDS encoding rod-binding protein has protein sequence MDISKIGNNLMDSMIHEAKSIKVDESDFEARLQKAMDEGDKKALKQACADFESIFLSMLYKQMKATIPKSDLVPASAGRDIFESMLDEKIVEKAAESGGIGLADSLYKQLSKQAENRYKVAGEDE, from the coding sequence ATGGATATAAGTAAAATAGGCAATAATCTGATGGACAGCATGATACATGAAGCAAAGAGCATCAAGGTTGATGAAAGCGATTTTGAAGCCAGGCTTCAGAAGGCTATGGATGAAGGCGATAAAAAAGCTCTGAAACAGGCTTGTGCAGATTTTGAGTCCATATTTCTGAGCATGCTTTACAAGCAAATGAAAGCGACGATACCAAAGTCGGATCTTGTTCCGGCGAGCGCAGGCAGGGATATATTTGAATCCATGCTGGATGAAAAGATTGTGGAGAAGGCTGCTGAAAGCGGAGGAATCGGCCTGGCGGATTCATTGTATAAGCAGCTCAGCAAACAGGCAGAAAATCGGTATAAGGTTGCAGGTGAGGATGAATAG
- a CDS encoding phosphodiester glycosidase family protein, which yields MRKIPALIIFTLIIAIMSFILIYAGHFLFEEKVDEEKKEEPGPVEILPPPVNYLRLKETINGNKQEINILEIDPGSEKVRVKPVLSFDSIFGFEKLTEIAARSNAYAAVNAGFFYEYGQPSGMVMIDGKLISASTGEYPVFIIAGGKAELKEIDMELRLSYGTGEIEIDSMNTLGNSGKAVVYTREFGTTNRAETENITVTVRNNKVESISEYSGEVSIPKDGFLLTFYKPYRYDLSNMPIQEGERVELIQAPALGEDAQAYECGDWIVKDGQIVIGERSKWVGSLENRDPRTAIGIKADGTIVLMTVDGRQPEHSVGFTGKELGDFLLKYGVVNAAMLDGGASTEMVLEGNIVNRPSYKGAERLVAGAFVVIMED from the coding sequence TTGAGAAAGATACCCGCATTGATCATATTTACATTAATAATAGCAATTATGTCCTTCATATTAATATATGCAGGACATTTTTTGTTTGAAGAAAAAGTGGATGAAGAGAAAAAAGAAGAACCGGGTCCGGTGGAAATTCTGCCGCCACCGGTTAATTATCTGAGGCTTAAGGAAACAATAAACGGCAACAAGCAGGAGATAAACATATTGGAAATCGACCCCGGCAGTGAAAAAGTTAGAGTTAAACCCGTACTATCCTTTGACAGCATCTTCGGCTTCGAAAAATTGACTGAAATAGCCGCAAGGAGCAATGCCTACGCTGCAGTAAATGCAGGCTTTTTCTACGAATATGGGCAGCCCTCGGGGATGGTTATGATAGACGGAAAGCTGATTTCAGCATCTACCGGGGAGTATCCTGTTTTTATAATAGCGGGAGGGAAGGCGGAATTGAAGGAAATTGACATGGAATTGCGCCTTTCTTACGGCACAGGGGAAATCGAAATTGACAGCATGAATACTTTAGGAAATAGTGGAAAAGCTGTTGTATATACACGTGAATTTGGAACAACCAACAGAGCGGAGACGGAAAATATCACAGTTACTGTTCGAAACAACAAGGTGGAAAGCATCTCCGAGTATTCAGGAGAAGTGAGCATACCAAAGGACGGTTTCCTTCTTACCTTTTACAAGCCTTACAGGTATGATTTGAGCAATATGCCGATACAGGAAGGGGAAAGGGTAGAACTTATACAGGCTCCTGCCTTGGGAGAAGATGCCCAGGCATACGAATGCGGCGATTGGATAGTTAAGGATGGACAGATAGTCATAGGAGAGCGCAGCAAATGGGTAGGCTCGTTGGAAAACCGGGACCCCCGCACAGCTATAGGCATCAAGGCGGATGGTACCATAGTTTTGATGACGGTGGACGGGCGACAGCCTGAACACAGTGTTGGATTTACAGGAAAGGAGCTCGGAGATTTCCTTCTGAAGTACGGTGTTGTAAATGCAGCGATGCTGGATGGTGGAGCATCTACTGAAATGGTGCTGGAGGGAAATATCGTGAACAGGCCTTCGTACAAAGGTGCCGAAAGGCTTGTTGCCGGAGCGTTTGTGGTAATAATGGAAGATTGA
- the fabZ gene encoding 3-hydroxyacyl-ACP dehydratase FabZ has translation MLSNMEVRKILPHRYPFLLVDRVDELEPGKRAVAIKNVTANEPFFQGHFPDYPIMPGVLITEALAQTAGIAASVPEKDEGKLGVLAGIDSMKFKKQVMPGDTLKLEAEILSNRMGVVKAKVRASVDGQTAAEGEIKFAMVKVDK, from the coding sequence ATGCTTTCAAACATGGAAGTCCGTAAAATACTTCCTCACAGATACCCTTTTCTGCTGGTGGACAGGGTTGATGAACTGGAGCCTGGGAAGAGGGCGGTTGCAATAAAAAATGTTACGGCCAATGAGCCTTTTTTTCAGGGCCATTTTCCGGATTATCCGATAATGCCCGGTGTGCTTATAACTGAAGCTCTCGCCCAGACCGCAGGCATAGCAGCTTCCGTACCGGAGAAAGACGAAGGCAAACTGGGAGTGCTGGCCGGAATTGATTCAATGAAGTTCAAAAAGCAGGTGATGCCGGGGGATACTCTGAAGCTGGAAGCTGAAATATTGTCAAACAGGATGGGCGTTGTTAAAGCAAAGGTGCGGGCATCGGTGGACGGACAGACTGCAGCAGAAGGAGAGATAAAATTTGCCATGGTAAAGGTGGATAAATAG